In one window of Acipenser ruthenus chromosome 34, fAciRut3.2 maternal haplotype, whole genome shotgun sequence DNA:
- the LOC117401959 gene encoding pre-mRNA-splicing factor SYF1 — protein MPSLPEKGNVMFEEDDLPYEEEIIRNPYSVKCWMRYIEFKQSAPRNTLNMIFERALKELPGSYKLWYNYLRQRRKQAKGRCITDPAFEEVNNCHERALVFMHKMPRIWLDFCQFLMDQCKITRARRTFDRALRALPVTQHHRVWPLYLKFVRAHPLPETAVRVYRRHLKLCPENAEGYIEYLRSVDRLDEAAVRLAAIVNDESFVSKEGKSNYQLWHEMCDLISQNPDKVKSLRVGAIIRGGLTRFTDQLGKLWCSLADYYTRSGHFEKARDVYEEAIQTVVTVRDFTQVFDSYAQFEESMIAAKMETTSELGQNQDEDIDLELRLARFEQLINRRPLLLNSVLLRQNPHNVHEWHKRVKLYEGKPREIINTYTEAVQTVDPAKATGKPHSIWVAFSKFYEEHGQLDDARTIFERATKVNFKQVDGLSSVWCEYGEMELRHENYEQALRILRKATAIPAKKAEYFDTSEPVQNRVYKSLKVWSMLADLEESLGTFKSTKAVYERIIDLRIATPQVIINYAMFLEEHTYFEDSFKAYERGISLFKWPNVHDIWNTYLTKFIERYGGKKLERARDLFEQALDGCPPKYAKTIYLLYAKLEEEFGLARHAMAVYERATQAVEPAEQHEMFNIYIKRAAEIYGVMHTRGIYQRAIEVLPDEHSREMCLRFADMEAKLGEIDRARAIYSYCSQICDPRMTATFWQTWKEFEIRHGNEDTIREMLRIKRSIQATYNTQVNFMSSQMLKASSNATGTVSDLAPGQGSMDDMKLLEQKAHLLAAEAEREKVKPKEKILFVRSDTSRSELAELAKQANPDEIDIDDDDEDGEGDEDNGPEEVQLEQKSVPAAVFGGLRDD, from the exons ATGCCGTCGTTACCGGAGAAAGGGAATGTCATGTTT GAGGAAGATGACCTCCCATACGAGGAGGAGATCATCCGGAACCCCTACTCTGTCAAGTGCTGGATGCGCTACATCGAGTTCAAGCAGAGCGCTCCCAGAAACACCCTCAACATGATCTTCGAGAGGGCGCTCAAGGAGCTGCCGGGCAG TTACAAGCTGTGGTACAACTACCTGAGGCAGAGGAGGAAGCAGGCGAAGGGGAGGTGCATCACAGACCCGGCCTTCGAGGAGGTGAACAACTGCCATGAGCGAGCGCTGGTCTTCATGCACAAG ATGCCGCGGATCTGGCTGGATTTCTGCCAGTTCCTGATGGATCAGTGTAAGATCACGCGGGCGCGGCGCACCTTCGACCGGGCTCTGCGTGCCCTGCCCGTCACGCAGCACCACCGCGTCTGGCCGCTCTACCTGAAGTTTGTCCGCGCGCACCCCCTGCCCGAGACCGCCGTCAGGGTTTACCGCCGGCACCTCAAG CTGTGCCCTGAGAATGCAGAGGGGTACATCGAGTACCTGCGCTCTGTGGACCGGCTGGATGAGGCTGCAGTCCGGCTCGCTGCCATCGTCAATGACGAGTCCTTCGTCTCCAAAGAGGGCAAGTCGAACTACCAG CTTTGGCACGAGATGTGTGACCTGATCTCTCAGAACCCAGATAAGGTGAAGTCTCTGAGAGTGGGGGCCATCATCAGGGGGGGGCTGACCCGCTTCACTGACCAGCTGGGCAAGCTCTGGTGCTCCCTGGCTGACTACTACACCCGCAGCGGCCACTTTGAGAAG gccCGTGATGTGTATGAGGAGGCTATACAAACTGTGGTGACTGTGCGGGACTTCACCCAGGTCTTTGACAGCTACGCTCAGTTTGAGGAGAGCATGATCGCTGCCAAGATGGAGACCACTTCTGAGTTGGGTCAGAACCAGGACG AGGACATTGACCTGGAGCTCCGACTCGCCCGATTCGAGCAGCTGATCAACCGGCGCCCCCTGCTGCTCAACAGCGTGCTACTGCGCCAGAATCCACACAACGTCCACGAGTGGCACAAGAGGGTGAAGCTGTACGAGGGGAAGCCACGAGAG ATCATCAACACCTACACGGAGGCTGTGCAGACGGTGGACCCTGCGAAGGCGACCGGGAAGCCCCACTCCATCTGGGTAGCCTTCTCCAAGTTCTACGAGGAGCACGGGCAGCTGGATGAC GCTCGCACCATCTTTGAGAGAGCCACCAAGGTGAACTTCAAGCAGGTGGACGGCCTGTCCAGCGTGTGGTGTGAGTACGGAGAGATGGAGCTGCGGCACGAGAACTACGAGCAGGCTCTGAGGATCCTGAGG aaagcCACTGCGATCCCAGCTAAGAAAGCTGAATACTTCGATACCTCGGAGCCCGTGCAGAACCGTGTGTACAAATCCCTCAAGGTGTGGTCCATGCTAGCGGACCTGGAGGAGAGCCTGGGCACATTCAAG TCGACGAAGGCGGTGTACGAGCGGATTATTGACCTCCGTATCGCCACCCCGCAGGTCATCATCAACTATGCCATGTTCCTGGAGGAGCACACCTACTTCGAGGACAGCTTCAAG gCCTATGAAAGAGGCATCTCTCTGTTTAAGTGGCCCAACGTACACGACATTTGGAACACCTACCTAACCAAGTTTATAGAACGCTACGGGGGCAAGAAACTGGAGCGAGCCCGGGACCTGTTTGAGCAAGCCCTCGACGGCTGCCCGCCCAAATACGCAAAGA CAATCTACCTTCTGTATGCTAAGCTAGAGGAGGAGTTTGGGCTGGCGCGCCACGCCATGGCGGTGTACGAGCGCGCCACGCAGGCCGTGGAGCCAGCGGAGCAGCACGAgatgttcaacatctacatcaagaGAGCAGCTGAGATCTACGGAGTGATGCACACCAGAGGCATCTACCAGAGAGCCATCGAG GTCCTCCCGGACGAGCACTCTCGAGAGATGTGCCTGCGCTTCGCTGACATGGAGGCCAAGCTGGGGGAGATCGACCGAGCCCGGGCCATCTACTCCTACTGCTCCCAGATCTGTGACCCCAGG ATGACGGCAACGTTCTGGCAGACGTGGAAGGAGTTTGAGATCCGCCACGGGAATGAGGACACGATCCGTGAGATGCTGAGGATCAAGCGCAGTATCCAGGCCACCTACAACACCCAGGTCAACTTCATGTCATCACAGATGCTCAAAGCATCCTCCAACGCCACCGGCACAG tGTCGGACCTGGCTCCAGGACAGGGTTCGATGGACGACATGAAGCTTCTGGAGCAGAAGGCGCACCTCCTGGCTGCTGAGGCAGAGAGGGAGAAAGTCAAACCCAAGGAGAAGATCCTGTTCGTCAG GAGTGACACGTCTCGCAGTGAGCTGGCTGAACTGGCCAAGCAGGCGAATCCAGACGAGATCGACATTGACGATGATGACGAGGACGGAGAGGGAGATGAAGACAATGGACCTGAGG AGGTGCAGCTGGAGCAGAAGAGCGTTCCTGCAGCCGTGTTCGGGGGGCTCCGGGATGACTGA